The following are encoded together in the Pedobacter steynii genome:
- a CDS encoding RNA polymerase sigma factor, translating to MKSLTDPALLALLKQDNDEAFNEIYARYWDVVYAIACKKLNNREEAKDVVHDLFMLIWIKRHSLKITTTFIGYIYVILKNKLTDLNRRQTLRIKHDVELVKTREETGHSLFEQFASKDTAQHLQLEIQNMPAGMRKVFLMSREDDLSVNEIAGKLSISSQTVKNQITSALKRLKSKYPFH from the coding sequence TTGAAATCGCTGACGGACCCGGCTTTGCTGGCTTTACTGAAACAAGACAATGACGAAGCATTTAATGAAATTTATGCGCGTTATTGGGATGTGGTATATGCCATTGCCTGTAAGAAGCTAAATAACCGGGAAGAAGCAAAAGACGTGGTGCACGACTTGTTTATGCTGATCTGGATCAAACGTCACAGTCTTAAAATTACCACTACTTTTATCGGATATATTTATGTGATCTTAAAGAATAAGCTGACAGACCTGAACCGTCGTCAGACTTTGAGGATCAAACATGATGTCGAGCTGGTTAAGACCAGGGAGGAGACCGGGCATTCTCTATTCGAGCAGTTCGCCTCTAAAGATACGGCTCAACACCTGCAGCTGGAGATTCAAAATATGCCGGCAGGGATGCGTAAGGTTTTTTTAATGAGCAGAGAAGATGACCTTTCCGTAAATGAAATTGCGGGTAAGCTTTCCATCTCTTCGCAAACGGTTAAAAATCAAATCACCAGTGCCCTGAAAAGACTAAAATCTAAATACCCTTTCCACTAA
- a CDS encoding winged helix-turn-helix transcriptional regulator, whose translation MYERKIPEDLECGINVAMKVLSGKWKPCIIDGINQGIRRPSELHALIDAAAPRVINMQLRELEEFGILYKKVYPGLPLKVEYYLTEIGEGTLPVIQALDQWGNKNREHILKVVAQVQD comes from the coding sequence ATGTATGAGAGGAAAATACCGGAAGACCTGGAATGTGGGATTAACGTTGCCATGAAAGTATTGAGCGGGAAATGGAAACCATGTATCATTGATGGAATTAATCAGGGAATCAGAAGGCCGAGTGAATTACATGCCCTGATTGATGCTGCAGCGCCAAGGGTAATCAATATGCAGCTTCGGGAATTGGAAGAGTTTGGAATTCTCTATAAGAAAGTTTATCCCGGACTTCCCTTAAAGGTGGAATATTACCTGACTGAAATAGGTGAAGGTACTTTACCGGTAATACAGGCCCTGGACCAATGGGGAAATAAAAACAGGGAACATATCCTGAAGGTGGTTGCTCAGGTGCAGGATTAA